One Streptomyces sp. V4I8 genomic window carries:
- a CDS encoding DUF5825 family protein codes for MEFRSVGNRADLVSLARTGYAGVRLAGHHVMPSMPDRDLVALIALLRDARGVGLRVLWSGECGDLDVRCLQHLDPPRRSDGTFVWSPRADAQLLARRGPTVISVDDTRLGPRRRIVIDRSTPEANVLEAVDWEREITATERAGMRGLTRDGLAFSSGDYCVGLPVRQGIWCV; via the coding sequence ATGGAATTCCGTTCCGTCGGCAATCGGGCGGACCTCGTCTCCCTGGCGCGAACGGGTTACGCCGGAGTGCGGTTGGCCGGACATCACGTCATGCCGTCCATGCCCGATCGCGATCTCGTCGCCCTGATCGCACTGCTGCGCGACGCGCGCGGCGTCGGCCTGCGGGTCCTGTGGAGCGGCGAATGCGGCGACCTCGACGTCCGATGCCTCCAGCACCTCGATCCGCCGCGTCGGTCTGACGGCACCTTCGTATGGTCGCCACGAGCTGATGCGCAGCTCCTCGCACGGCGCGGTCCGACGGTCATCTCCGTCGACGACACGCGTCTAGGTCCCCGCCGACGCATCGTCATCGACCGCTCCACACCCGAGGCGAACGTTCTCGAGGCCGTCGACTGGGAACGCGAGATCACGGCCACGGAGCGGGCAGGCATGCGCGGCCTCACCCGGGACGGCTTGGCCTTCTCTTCTGGCGACTACTGTGTGGGCCTTCCCGTGCGCCAGGGGATCTGGTGTGTCTGA
- a CDS encoding cytochrome P450, translating into MPRAPGCPLDPAPELAELQERAPLVRVRLWDGSTPWLVTRHAEQCALLSDRRVSADWMQPGYPFHSQFLQDHHEEGQFLTAMEGPEHLRLRRMIARPFTPRKVEQLRPTVQQVVDDHIDALLAGPKPADFVADFALPIPSMTICHVLGVPYEDHDFFQHAIRTMTSSDVPDDVVNKSERELYHYLAKLIGRKLAAPEDDLLSQLATERLATGQLNRHQLVMLVLFLLISGHETTASMIALGTLALLQHPDQITVLKDSDGPEVAAAVDELLRYLTTVQPGRRRVAVEDIEIAGQVIRAGEGLILPEEIGNRDESVFPGAGELDLRRDASQHLAFGFGVHKCTGQPLARLELQVVFAALFRRIPTLALAVDLGDLPFMDDGLGYGVKKMPVSW; encoded by the coding sequence ATTCCCAGGGCGCCTGGTTGTCCGCTGGATCCGGCACCTGAGCTCGCCGAACTACAGGAACGGGCGCCGCTGGTCCGAGTCCGGCTGTGGGACGGCAGCACTCCGTGGCTGGTGACGCGGCATGCGGAGCAGTGCGCGCTGCTGTCGGACCGCCGGGTCAGCGCGGACTGGATGCAGCCGGGCTACCCGTTCCACAGTCAGTTTCTGCAGGACCACCATGAAGAAGGCCAGTTCCTGACCGCCATGGAAGGCCCCGAGCACCTCCGGCTGCGCCGGATGATCGCCCGGCCGTTCACCCCCCGCAAGGTCGAGCAACTGCGGCCCACAGTCCAGCAAGTCGTCGACGACCACATCGATGCTCTGCTGGCCGGCCCGAAGCCGGCGGATTTCGTGGCGGATTTCGCCCTGCCGATTCCGTCCATGACCATCTGCCACGTGCTCGGCGTCCCTTACGAGGACCACGACTTCTTCCAGCACGCCATCAGGACGATGACCAGCAGCGACGTCCCGGACGACGTCGTGAACAAGTCCGAGCGCGAGCTGTATCACTACCTGGCCAAGCTGATCGGCCGCAAGCTCGCTGCCCCCGAAGACGACCTGCTCTCCCAGCTGGCCACCGAACGGCTGGCCACCGGCCAGCTGAACCGGCACCAGCTGGTGATGCTGGTCCTGTTCCTGCTGATCTCGGGGCACGAGACCACGGCCAGCATGATTGCGCTGGGCACGCTGGCCCTGCTGCAACATCCCGACCAAATTACCGTGTTGAAGGACTCCGACGGCCCCGAGGTCGCCGCGGCCGTCGACGAGCTGCTGCGGTACCTGACCACCGTCCAGCCCGGCCGTCGCCGCGTGGCCGTGGAGGACATCGAGATCGCCGGGCAGGTGATCCGCGCCGGCGAGGGTCTGATCCTCCCGGAGGAGATCGGCAACCGCGACGAAAGCGTGTTCCCCGGTGCCGGGGAGCTGGACCTGCGCCGCGATGCCAGCCAGCATCTCGCCTTCGGGTTCGGTGTGCACAAGTGCACCGGCCAACCGCTGGCCCGCCTGGAGCTCCAGGTCGTGTTCGCCGCCTTGTTCCGGCGCATTCCGACACTGGCCCTGGCCGTCGACCTCGGCGACCTCCCGTTCATGGACGACGGGCTCGGGTACGGCGTCAAGAAGATGCCCGTGAGCTGGTAA
- a CDS encoding MFS transporter: protein MTTTEALGGSASVDDAARSVTRPFYVYAVLANALFQRGVFVLFLYERGFSVGQVALLQTLIFLVSGVAEMPTGIIADRIGRRASIVIGQVLIAGCLLGQGTFSNYWVFLALFIGQGVGMACVSGSDTALLYDLLVRRGATASYVKIKSRFTMLGTVTSGAAIALGGQLQQISWGVVYVGSAACLVLAVVVLTSRVPEIRGADAVDEQDGAEEAHRDATAWRAMLRVATPALVTLVVVSGLMHATLTPYIIFTQKTLSDQGAGTALVSVVISAGFFVGGLTPLLSDRADRRIGYRIIVPVSLLMLAVALGLSGFGLVWVTIAAFLVLVGIPEITAVLVDNVFNESVPSRHRASLLSMIAFVESVLIGIGYLVLGALMDGLGSSVGMATYAAAPLLACLLWLPVLFRGARVTTEIEKPADQKAS, encoded by the coding sequence ATGACCACCACGGAGGCCCTTGGCGGGTCGGCTTCGGTCGACGATGCAGCACGAAGTGTCACGCGGCCGTTCTATGTATACGCCGTGCTCGCCAACGCGCTGTTCCAGCGCGGCGTATTCGTCCTCTTCCTCTATGAGCGAGGCTTCTCCGTCGGGCAAGTGGCCCTACTGCAGACACTGATCTTCCTGGTCAGCGGAGTTGCGGAGATGCCGACAGGAATCATCGCCGACCGAATCGGCAGGCGTGCCAGCATCGTGATCGGCCAGGTGCTGATCGCTGGATGTCTGCTCGGTCAGGGGACGTTCTCCAACTACTGGGTGTTCCTGGCGCTGTTCATCGGGCAGGGCGTGGGCATGGCATGTGTGTCCGGTTCGGACACCGCCCTGCTGTACGACCTGCTCGTGCGTCGTGGTGCAACGGCCAGCTACGTCAAGATCAAGTCCCGGTTCACCATGCTCGGGACGGTCACCTCGGGAGCCGCCATCGCCCTCGGCGGCCAACTGCAGCAGATTTCCTGGGGAGTCGTCTACGTCGGTTCGGCGGCGTGCCTCGTCCTGGCCGTGGTGGTGCTGACGTCACGGGTGCCCGAGATCCGCGGCGCGGACGCGGTGGACGAACAGGACGGAGCCGAGGAGGCGCACCGCGACGCCACGGCATGGCGGGCGATGCTTCGGGTCGCCACGCCGGCGCTCGTGACGCTTGTCGTGGTGTCCGGATTGATGCATGCGACGTTGACGCCGTACATCATTTTCACCCAGAAGACCCTCTCCGATCAGGGAGCGGGCACCGCGTTGGTCAGCGTGGTCATATCGGCGGGATTCTTCGTCGGCGGGCTCACTCCCTTGCTGTCGGACCGCGCGGACCGGCGCATCGGGTATCGGATCATCGTCCCGGTGTCTCTCCTGATGCTCGCCGTGGCGCTCGGCCTGAGCGGCTTCGGCCTTGTCTGGGTCACCATCGCCGCGTTCCTGGTCCTGGTCGGAATTCCCGAGATCACCGCCGTGCTCGTGGACAACGTGTTCAACGAGTCAGTGCCGTCGCGCCACCGGGCGAGCCTGCTGTCGATGATCGCATTCGTGGAGTCGGTGCTCATCGGCATCGGCTATCTCGTCCTCGGCGCGCTCATGGACGGCCTGGGCTCCAGCGTGGGCATGGCCACCTACGCCGCGGCCCCCCTGCTGGCATGTCTCCTGTGGCTCCCGGTGCTCTTCCGAGGGGCGCGGGTGACCACCGAGATCGAGAAGCCCGCCGATCAAAAGGCATCCTGA